A section of the Methanosarcina mazei S-6 genome encodes:
- a CDS encoding YVTN family beta-propeller repeat protein, producing MNSKIISTIEIVIFSSLLSSVATSNKVHRQYDVMKVLGIIALMNLILVGCAGAAPFAYITNYDSNNISVIDIAINKVTSTVDVGDHPAGVAVSPDGKKVYVVNSGSNTVSVIDTSKNKVIDTVKIGTYPQEIVVNPDGKKAYVTSFSNNIVSVIDTETDRVISTVNVGNFPSGVAVSPDGKKVYVANSGGDSTNFTGTVSVIDTATNAVTATIHTGNNSIGVVFSPDGTRAYVMNSNIYRDSTATISVIDTTTNEVTATVPVGSYPRGVAVSPDGKKVYVSIQFPGADSLTGAVDIIDTTTNEVTATVPVGKAPGGIEVTPDGTKVLVVNYASDTVSVIDTATNKVIDAMNVGKYPVEIALAYFIDSNMTDQSKRATSYATEGTGAEEINLSSSGEKNASIFNNLNNNNSDNGSNSNENKSSEISSAPGFGLLGSLTCLYGGWKLRKK from the coding sequence ATGAATAGTAAAATTATATCAACAATAGAGATTGTCATTTTTTCAAGTCTACTCTCATCTGTGGCTACATCCAATAAGGTACACAGGCAATATGATGTCATGAAAGTTTTGGGAATAATAGCACTTATGAATTTAATACTTGTAGGATGTGCAGGTGCTGCTCCCTTTGCCTACATTACTAACTACGACAGCAATAATATTTCTGTAATTGACATTGCAATAAATAAGGTTACATCCACAGTAGATGTAGGTGATCATCCTGCTGGAGTTGCAGTCAGTCCAGATGGGAAAAAGGTATATGTGGTGAATTCAGGCAGTAACACTGTATCTGTAATTGACACTTCCAAAAATAAAGTTATAGATACAGTGAAAATAGGAACCTATCCTCAAGAAATTGTGGTCAATCCAGATGGGAAAAAGGCATATGTGACGAGTTTCAGCAACAACATTGTTTCTGTAATTGACACAGAAACAGACAGGGTTATATCCACAGTAAACGTAGGAAACTTTCCTTCTGGGGTTGCAGTCAGTCCGGATGGGAAAAAGGTATATGTGGCAAATTCCGGTGGTGACTCAACTAACTTTACAGGCACGGTCTCTGTGATTGACACAGCCACAAACGCTGTTACAGCCACGATACATACAGGAAACAACTCAATTGGGGTTGTATTCAGTCCAGACGGAACAAGGGCATATGTGATGAACTCCAATATTTATCGTGACTCCACAGCTACTATTTCTGTCATTGACACAACAACAAACGAGGTTACAGCCACTGTGCCTGTAGGAAGTTATCCTCGTGGAGTTGCGGTCAGCCCAGATGGGAAAAAGGTATATGTATCGATACAGTTCCCTGGCGCCGATTCACTTACAGGTGCTGTTGATATAATTGACACAACAACAAACGAGGTTACAGCCACTGTGCCTGTAGGAAAGGCACCTGGTGGAATTGAAGTCACTCCAGATGGAACAAAGGTACTTGTGGTGAATTATGCGAGTGACACTGTCTCTGTAATTGATACAGCTACAAACAAGGTTATAGACGCAATGAACGTAGGAAAATATCCTGTTGAAATTGCCTTAGCGTATTTTATTGATTCTAATATGACTGACCAAAGCAAAAGGGCAACCTCCTATGCAACTGAAGGTACAGGAGCTGAAGAAATTAACTTGTCATCATCTGGAGAAAAAAACGCTAGCATATTCAATAATTTAAACAATAATAATTCTGATAATGGTAGTAACTCAAATGAAAACAAATCGAGTGAAATTAGCTCTGCTCCAGGTTTTGGGTTATTGGGAAGCTTGACCTGTCTTTATGGGGGATGGAAACTAAGGAAAAAATAA
- a CDS encoding C39 family peptidase — MIKNKLTIGVILLTMLVGMAFIPAVSAQTEDNYSVTADEAFEHANTRIIALIVTENNSEKWEGTSIDPKPLELYDISGQKLYYEFSVYNKNTLISRIDIGANKTLGSTLRRIEINPKPYNVAEVMEKSIETAKAKYPTGKIVSTNMVVYDYPNVGAMTTVKDKTTGVEHRIFVDAYTLEEVQDKPATKTELGVWSMYEQVSKDKVDENLKDWQKSEQFTKKLEQEINDIGIDIGEPITEENIKKLGNKLNTSSKVIPSPYNSTVMPTTTDSSTKALLSDSTQVLLDVPLYGQEKNFYCVPATAKMIAAWHGYSYTQDYIYQKMGGTNGDVIGIGPTKAEEWYKLSRSEGGLGATRSYKTTTLSFTKAMSEIDYYRPFNSITSSHCRACAGYWVFYDSADDCLLINDPWNGGTDYWEAVSGSPEGMRIYVIF, encoded by the coding sequence ATGATTAAGAACAAACTAACAATAGGAGTAATTCTTTTGACGATGCTGGTTGGTATGGCATTTATACCAGCCGTAAGTGCACAGACAGAGGATAATTATTCTGTAACTGCTGATGAAGCCTTTGAGCATGCAAATACGCGTATTATTGCGCTTATAGTGACCGAAAACAACTCCGAAAAATGGGAAGGAACATCTATTGATCCCAAACCATTGGAGCTCTATGATATAAGCGGTCAAAAATTATACTATGAATTCTCAGTATATAATAAAAATACTTTAATTAGTAGAATCGACATTGGTGCTAATAAAACGCTGGGAAGTACACTCCGACGCATCGAAATTAATCCTAAACCCTATAACGTGGCTGAAGTCATGGAGAAGTCAATAGAAACCGCCAAAGCAAAATACCCAACTGGAAAAATCGTGTCGACGAATATGGTTGTATATGACTATCCTAACGTAGGGGCAATGACCACAGTAAAAGATAAGACTACTGGAGTTGAACATCGGATATTTGTAGATGCATACACACTTGAAGAGGTGCAAGACAAACCTGCAACTAAAACCGAACTTGGAGTCTGGTCGATGTATGAACAGGTATCAAAGGATAAAGTAGATGAAAATTTGAAAGATTGGCAAAAGAGTGAACAGTTTACTAAAAAATTAGAACAAGAAATAAATGATATCGGAATTGATATCGGTGAGCCAATTACTGAAGAAAATATCAAAAAACTAGGTAACAAACTAAATACCAGTTCAAAAGTGATACCATCACCATATAACTCAACAGTAATGCCCACAACAACAGATTCCTCAACAAAGGCACTACTCAGCGATTCAACACAAGTACTACTTGATGTTCCCTTATATGGTCAAGAAAAAAACTTTTATTGTGTTCCAGCAACTGCTAAAATGATTGCTGCATGGCATGGTTATTCCTATACTCAAGACTACATATACCAAAAAATGGGTGGGACAAATGGTGACGTTATCGGAATTGGTCCCACTAAGGCAGAAGAGTGGTATAAGTTATCTAGAAGTGAGGGAGGATTAGGGGCGACGAGGTCGTACAAAACTACTACTTTATCTTTTACTAAAGCGATGAGTGAAATTGACTATTATAGACCCTTCAATAGTATTACTTCGAGTCATTGTCGAGCTTGTGCTGGGTATTGGGTTTTCTATGATAGTGCAGATGACTGTTTACTTATTAATGACCCATGGAATGGTGGCACAGATTACTGGGAAGCTGTATCAGGTAGTCCAGAAGGTATGCGCATATATGTGATTTTCTGA